Proteins encoded by one window of Lutibacter sp. A64:
- a CDS encoding TraG family conjugative transposon ATPase, whose protein sequence is MNKINLSAYHPILDIQQNIVFASNGNIILGYKSNLPEVYSLSESDFEDIHGLWFQAFKSLPTSTVIQKQDIYKKAVYNAKDISNGSFLEKATHNYFKGRDYLQHNSYLYFILPQNKALNASKFTNPFRKVEKGIHKKLDHTVTEFIASVNDAVSYINNSRKVSMTPIGKDEILRLTNTYFNGFNEGFDTDIQLSKSGIEIGENHFDVLAVNSELCFGEHLQSSKTNDKFTSDDFVFHQGFIDGLGLNLNENHIVNQIIYLDDKHKWRKLLEKRIEELNKSSNFGTQNKVILKKIEKIVTQINQDDSSRIIRGHLNIVFWSQEAQELSSIASKIKTEFKELDIVPYYPKGEERKNYFLNSYCCFASNFSNEDLYVTDLKHSLCLFINNTNYLSDATGVIFNDRQHNIPVLKDVWDEQKKRIKARNFAIFAPTGEGKSFLANNILRQYFEQNVRLVIIDLGGSYSKFAKLYPDNHIILRYEQGKNLGINPFYISDETDLTPERLEDLSIFILELLASGKKATKAEEVAIKKVLLYYYKFIRKNHSLESLYQFVDDRKDTLIEELKIQESYFSIYNFLHILSEYVDDGLYSFLFNVSGDQTYKIEDKRLIVFELDEVKDNKEILSVMLKLIKSAIQRTIWRNKSEKGIILFDEFAKQLKFENVLESVEFYYQAIRKQNGAIGIILQSINQLPDNSTSASILENTQVVYSLKNEKGYEELQKRLSLSSHDLNQLKSIRNNLTGPRKYTEMFIKIGQESNIFRLEVPKEVYAAYLTDGKESDRIMRIYKETNNMEEAINTFVKQQL, encoded by the coding sequence ATGAATAAAATTAATTTATCCGCTTATCATCCTATTTTAGATATTCAGCAAAACATAGTATTTGCCAGTAATGGTAATATTATTTTAGGTTATAAAAGTAACTTGCCAGAGGTGTATTCTCTGTCTGAGTCAGACTTTGAAGATATTCACGGCTTATGGTTTCAAGCTTTTAAATCGTTGCCAACCAGTACAGTAATTCAAAAGCAGGATATTTATAAGAAAGCAGTCTATAATGCTAAAGACATTTCTAATGGTAGCTTTTTAGAAAAGGCAACACACAACTATTTTAAAGGACGTGATTACTTACAGCACAATAGCTACCTATATTTTATCCTTCCTCAAAATAAGGCATTAAACGCTTCTAAGTTTACCAATCCATTTCGTAAAGTTGAAAAGGGTATTCATAAGAAATTAGATCATACTGTTACAGAATTTATAGCCTCAGTAAATGATGCTGTTTCTTATATTAATAATAGCAGAAAGGTGTCAATGACACCGATAGGTAAAGATGAAATTTTGAGATTAACCAATACCTACTTCAATGGATTTAATGAAGGGTTCGACACAGATATTCAACTCAGCAAATCAGGGATTGAAATCGGCGAGAATCATTTTGATGTATTGGCAGTCAATAGTGAGCTTTGTTTTGGAGAACACCTACAAAGCAGTAAAACCAATGATAAATTCACATCAGATGATTTTGTATTTCATCAAGGGTTTATTGACGGATTGGGACTAAATCTCAATGAGAACCATATTGTCAATCAAATTATATACCTAGATGACAAACATAAATGGAGAAAATTATTAGAAAAGAGGATAGAAGAATTGAACAAAAGCTCCAATTTTGGGACACAGAACAAGGTCATTTTAAAGAAAATAGAAAAGATTGTAACTCAGATAAATCAAGACGATTCTTCCAGAATTATTAGAGGACATCTCAATATTGTTTTCTGGTCTCAAGAAGCTCAAGAGCTAAGTAGTATTGCTTCAAAAATAAAAACGGAGTTTAAGGAATTAGACATTGTTCCCTATTATCCAAAAGGGGAAGAGCGAAAAAACTATTTTTTGAATTCTTATTGTTGTTTTGCATCCAACTTTTCCAATGAAGATTTATATGTAACAGATTTAAAACATTCTCTTTGTTTATTCATAAACAATACAAATTACTTGTCAGACGCCACTGGCGTCATCTTTAATGATCGGCAGCACAACATTCCAGTACTCAAAGATGTTTGGGATGAACAGAAGAAACGCATTAAAGCACGCAACTTTGCCATTTTTGCACCCACAGGTGAAGGAAAATCCTTTTTGGCAAATAATATTCTTCGTCAGTATTTTGAGCAAAATGTACGACTCGTAATTATTGATTTAGGAGGTTCATATTCGAAGTTTGCAAAATTATATCCAGATAATCATATTATTTTAAGATACGAACAAGGAAAGAATTTAGGAATCAATCCTTTTTATATTTCTGATGAAACAGATTTAACACCAGAACGACTAGAAGATTTATCCATTTTTATATTGGAATTATTAGCATCTGGTAAAAAGGCAACCAAAGCAGAAGAAGTTGCTATCAAAAAAGTACTGCTTTACTATTATAAATTTATTCGAAAAAATCATTCCTTGGAAAGTTTATATCAATTTGTAGATGATCGGAAAGATACCTTGATTGAGGAGCTCAAAATACAGGAATCTTATTTTAGTATCTATAACTTTTTACATATCCTTTCAGAATATGTAGACGATGGTTTGTATAGTTTTTTATTCAATGTAAGCGGAGATCAAACCTATAAGATTGAAGACAAGCGATTGATTGTTTTTGAACTAGATGAAGTAAAAGACAATAAGGAAATTCTATCAGTTATGCTGAAGCTTATTAAATCAGCCATTCAGCGTACTATATGGAGAAATAAATCTGAAAAAGGAATCATTCTTTTTGATGAGTTTGCCAAACAACTCAAATTTGAAAATGTACTAGAAAGTGTTGAATTTTACTACCAAGCTATTCGAAAACAAAATGGAGCGATTGGAATTATTTTACAATCCATAAATCAATTACCAGATAATTCCACATCGGCAAGTATTCTAGAAAATACTCAAGTAGTTTATAGTCTAAAAAATGAAAAGGGCTATGAAGAACTTCAAAAGAGGCTTAGTCTCTCTAGTCACGATTTAAACCAATTAAAATCAATTCGCAACAATCTTACAGGCCCAAGAAAGTATACAGAAATGTTTATCAAGATAGGTCAGGAGAGTAATATTTTCAGGTTAGAAGTTCCTAAAGAAGTGTATGCAGCGTATCTCACAGATGGAAAAGAAAGCGACCGCATAATGCGGATTTATA